The Microlunatus soli genome contains the following window.
CTTGCGCCAGGAGGGCCGGCACGTTGGGACGGCGACGAATCGTTCATCCTGCGTACCGCTGTTGGTCCGTCGGAACTGGAGAGTCTCCTGCGTAACCGCCTGGAGGCCGGATACGGCGCCCGCCTGGCAGCCGGTTTCTGCTGGCCCTGGAGCGACCCGATTCCTGGTGGTCTCAAGCTGGACGTGGAGATCGGCGACTGGCACAAGCCCTGGAACAACAAGAAGCAGACGTCGCACGCCGGTGCGCCCGGAACTCCCTTCTGGGCCAGCGATCCGGCTGGCTTCGAGCAGGTCGGCTGCGTCTACACCGCGCAGGGCTTCGAGTACGACTACGCCGGTGTGATCATGGGCCCGGATCTCGTCTGGCGGACCGATCGATGGGTTGCCCGGCCGGAGCACAGCCACGACACCGCCGCCAAGCGCGGCACACCCGAGCAGTTCGACAGGGCCGTTCGTAACACGTACAAGGTCCTGCTCACCCGCGGGATGATCGGCACAGCCGTCTACTCCACTGATCCGGAGACCCAGCACCTCCTCGACGAACTCATCCCGCAGCGTTAGGGCAGACTGAACGGATGGCTGATCTGATCGAGCTTCGCGACGGGATGCGTAGCTTCACCGAGGAGCGTGACTGGTCTCGGTTTCATGATCCGAAGTCGCTGATCCTGGCACTGGTCGGCGAAGTCGGCGAGCTCAGCGAGCTGTTCCAATGGCTGCCTGCCGAGACGGCGCAGGAGCTGGCCAACCGCGAGCCACTGCGGCCCCGCGCTGAGGAAGAGATCTCCGACATCTTGCTCTACCTCATCAGGCTGGCCGACGTCCTGGACATCGACCTCGGCGACGCCGCAGAACGCAAACTTGCGGCCTCATCACAGAAGCACACTCCTGGATCGCAGCCGCACAAGGTCATCCCGGGCTGAAGCGCCATGCCGAGTATCTCAACCGGCGCGGGAATCTCACGCTCTCTACTACTACGGCTACAACATCCCTGCATCGATCAAGGACTTCAGCGTAAAGTCGAGCACTACTGCGAGTCCGACATCGTTCTGACCCGACACCCCAGAGTGTGAAAGGCTTCGAACTCTCCCGGCTCGAGCTGGGGGATGATCTTGTCGGCCTTGTGCCGGAGCGACGGCACGACCGCGTCGCTGCCCAACCAGAATTCACCGAGCTCTGATCGGTGGACCGGGTAGCCGCTCGGTCAACCGTCGGCAGGTTCGAAGGACGCACCCGAGGGCAGCGGCCGCCCCCACAGCGCCTGGTGATACCTGTGCAAGGTAGCGCTTCCCCAGTCCGGGTCCTTGCCCGGTCAGGTATCCGTTCGGAAGTCGTACGTCGTGTCGATCATCGGCATCATTACCCTCCTCAGACTCAGACTTCGGTACAACTCTGTCAGCGGTCGACCGTTACGACTTGTAGCTCCCCGATCCGCAACTGC
Protein-coding sequences here:
- a CDS encoding nucleotide pyrophosphohydrolase; this translates as MADLIELRDGMRSFTEERDWSRFHDPKSLILALVGEVGELSELFQWLPAETAQELANREPLRPRAEEEISDILLYLIRLADVLDIDLGDAAERKLAASSQKHTPGSQPHKVIPG